A region from the Alphaproteobacteria bacterium genome encodes:
- the infB gene encoding translation initiation factor IF-2 codes for MATLTLGKSVTTDAVRSKKGDAVFVERRRRVVAPGSKELRDEPVAPVASKNAADEKLRAVLAAAKAREEERKQRAAEEAAARAARDAEIERENREYEQVREQLAARENANVADTSDVAEDAPAAPRAKSAPTTPKVFTNNATAGASRRGRNADDEDTRPGKFNNSKKDFKKTGKIHLNDIVMGGGDDDDDEIGIRGANRRRSEASLKRFREKARAVFAAPQKVEHVVNLGDTITVKDLAAAMAEKAGNVIKKLMEMGMMVSVNQSIDADTAELIASEFGATVKRVVVKPYAEILEREPNPERMTPRAPVVTVVGHVDHGKTSLLDAFRNANVAAGEAGGITQHVSSYEVKTKSGQMITFLDTPGHETFTAMRARGAQMADIVVLVVAANDSIMPQTIEAINHIRAANVPFIVAINKIDLPEANAMRVKTDLLQQEVQVEEMGGDVQCVEISATKKIGLDKLEEAILLQAEMMELTADADMSAVAYVVEAKMEKGLGAVATILMRQGTLKIGDVFVVGETFGRVRGLINSAGERVKSVKPGQPAVVLGLNSVPGAGDELRVMENESQTREVAAYRTQQAKDKANAVKRSSLEELFAKRDESKKLILPIILRADVQGSVEAISDMVKEITTDKVGVEILSSGVGQITEGDIRLATASGAVIIAFNVRADSAVRDMARNNGVDIRYHSVVYRITDEIKEILSGKLAPEKHETFIGYADVIALFTVGKGIRVAGCRMTEGTIKKDAFVRLLRNNVVIYDGKIGQLRREKNEVKEVSGGVEFGMSFDKYNDLKEGDRVECYEVEEVRAQL; via the coding sequence ATGGCAACATTGACACTTGGAAAATCTGTAACAACTGATGCAGTGCGCAGCAAAAAGGGTGACGCAGTTTTTGTCGAACGACGTCGTCGCGTTGTTGCCCCCGGCAGCAAGGAATTGCGTGACGAACCCGTCGCGCCCGTTGCATCAAAAAATGCGGCCGATGAAAAATTGCGTGCCGTCCTGGCTGCGGCCAAGGCACGCGAAGAAGAACGCAAACAACGTGCCGCCGAAGAGGCCGCAGCCCGCGCCGCCCGTGATGCGGAAATAGAACGCGAAAATCGCGAATACGAACAGGTTCGCGAACAGTTGGCCGCCCGTGAAAATGCAAATGTTGCGGATACATCTGATGTTGCCGAAGATGCGCCCGCCGCGCCACGTGCAAAATCCGCCCCCACGACGCCCAAGGTGTTCACAAACAACGCCACCGCCGGCGCGTCGCGTCGTGGCCGTAATGCGGACGACGAAGACACGCGTCCGGGCAAATTTAACAACTCTAAAAAAGATTTCAAAAAAACAGGCAAGATTCACCTGAATGATATCGTTATGGGTGGTGGCGATGATGACGACGATGAAATTGGAATCCGTGGTGCAAACCGCCGCCGTTCCGAAGCGTCCCTGAAACGTTTCCGTGAAAAGGCGCGCGCCGTATTTGCCGCCCCACAAAAGGTTGAACATGTTGTTAACCTGGGCGACACCATCACGGTCAAAGACCTGGCGGCGGCCATGGCAGAAAAGGCCGGCAATGTTATCAAAAAACTGATGGAAATGGGCATGATGGTTTCTGTGAATCAGTCTATTGATGCCGACACTGCTGAATTGATTGCGTCTGAATTTGGTGCGACCGTTAAACGCGTTGTTGTCAAACCATACGCGGAAATCCTGGAACGCGAACCAAACCCAGAACGCATGACGCCACGCGCGCCGGTTGTGACGGTTGTGGGTCACGTTGACCATGGTAAAACATCCCTGTTGGATGCGTTCCGTAATGCGAACGTTGCCGCCGGCGAAGCGGGCGGTATTACCCAGCACGTGTCATCCTATGAAGTTAAAACAAAATCAGGCCAGATGATTACATTCCTGGATACACCAGGACACGAAACATTTACCGCTATGCGTGCGCGTGGTGCTCAAATGGCGGATATTGTTGTATTGGTTGTTGCGGCAAACGATTCTATTATGCCACAGACAATCGAAGCCATTAATCACATCCGTGCCGCGAACGTACCATTTATTGTTGCGATTAATAAAATTGACCTGCCTGAGGCAAACGCCATGCGCGTCAAAACCGACCTGTTGCAACAGGAAGTCCAGGTCGAAGAAATGGGTGGCGATGTCCAATGTGTGGAAATTTCCGCAACCAAGAAAATCGGCCTTGATAAATTAGAAGAAGCGATTTTATTACAGGCCGAAATGATGGAACTGACGGCGGATGCCGATATGTCTGCGGTCGCATATGTTGTCGAAGCAAAAATGGAAAAAGGTCTGGGCGCGGTCGCGACAATTTTGATGCGCCAAGGAACATTAAAAATTGGCGATGTGTTCGTCGTTGGCGAAACATTTGGCCGCGTACGTGGTCTGATTAATTCGGCCGGCGAACGTGTAAAATCGGTTAAGCCGGGCCAGCCTGCGGTTGTTTTAGGATTAAATTCTGTCCCAGGTGCTGGTGATGAACTGCGCGTTATGGAAAACGAATCCCAAACCCGCGAAGTTGCCGCATATCGCACGCAACAGGCCAAGGACAAAGCAAACGCAGTCAAACGTTCATCCCTAGAAGAATTGTTTGCCAAACGTGATGAGTCTAAGAAGTTAATCCTGCCCATTATCCTGCGTGCGGACGTTCAGGGTTCTGTCGAAGCGATTTCGGACATGGTCAAAGAAATCACCACAGACAAGGTTGGTGTTGAAATCTTGTCGTCTGGCGTTGGCCAGATTACCGAAGGTGACATCCGCCTGGCAACGGCATCGGGCGCAGTAATTATTGCGTTTAATGTCCGTGCAGATTCTGCGGTTCGTGATATGGCGCGCAACAACGGTGTTGATATTCGCTATCACAGTGTTGTATACCGCATCACAGACGAAATCAAAGAAATCCTGTCGGGTAAATTAGCACCTGAAAAACACGAAACATTTATCGGCTATGCAGATGTTATCGCCCTGTTCACCGTGGGCAAGGGCATCCGCGTTGCAGGCTGTCGCATGACCGAAGGTACGATTAAAAAAGACGCGTTCGTACGTCTGTTGCGCAACAATGTCGTTATTTATGACGGCAAAATTGGACAACTGCGTCGTGAAAAGAACGAAGTCAAAGAAGTATCTGGTGGCGTTGAATTCGGTATGTCTTTTGACAAGTACAATGACCTGAAAGAAGGCGACCGCGTCGAATGCTACGAAGTCGAAGAAGTTCGCGCACAGTTATAA
- a CDS encoding endonuclease III, with translation MKLTPQRYFELVPPTVDMTIRSELYHTNEFNFAVAVILSAQATDKKVNEVTPELFRVAPTPQKMLALGIDGLKEHIRVISFFNNKAKNIIALAERLVAENMTDTFPDKYHNRDELMKLPGIGQKTANVVCNVLWGAPNIGVDTHVFRNAHRYGWVDDADNTPEKVESKLLKIIPRKYHPIVNHVMVLHGRYVCKALRPACETCPVAKWCPVAKK, from the coding sequence ATGAAACTGACCCCGCAAAGATATTTTGAATTAGTACCCCCGACCGTTGATATGACAATACGGTCGGAACTGTACCATACAAATGAATTTAACTTTGCGGTGGCGGTTATTTTATCGGCCCAGGCAACGGATAAAAAGGTGAACGAGGTTACGCCCGAATTATTTCGCGTTGCACCAACACCACAAAAAATGTTGGCATTGGGTATTGATGGGTTAAAAGAACATATCCGCGTTATTTCTTTCTTTAATAACAAGGCGAAAAACATAATCGCGCTGGCGGAACGTCTGGTCGCCGAAAATATGACCGACACATTTCCGGATAAATATCACAACCGCGATGAATTGATGAAATTACCCGGCATTGGCCAGAAAACTGCAAATGTCGTCTGTAATGTTCTGTGGGGGGCGCCAAACATTGGTGTTGATACACATGTGTTTCGAAACGCACACCGATATGGCTGGGTCGATGACGCGGACAACACGCCCGAAAAAGTCGAGTCAAAATTATTAAAAATAATTCCGCGCAAATATCACCCAATTGTAAACCATGTGATGGTTCTGCACGGTCGATACGTGTGCAAGGCATTGCGCCCCGCGTGTGAAACATGCCCCGTCGCCAAATGGTGTCCAGTGGCAAAAAAATAA
- a CDS encoding isoleucine--tRNA ligase, producing MAYTKTDPRPDFTAVEKQMLSKWASENTFHKSLDKTKSGRPFSFYDGPPFANGMPHWGHLGVSVVKDMVARFQTMSGRYVSRELGWDCHGLPAENSVEKKQNRAAKDIVATDGITAFCDMCRTDVMTYTNEWNHFITRMGRWVDIGDGYGYKTMDKNYMESMLWTLKELYNRGLLYKDYSVNPYDWVNGTVVSNSEASQDYREIVDDAVTVWFELENGDRAIAWTTTPWTLPANSALAVNPNMTYLRMRDADGAVYVIAESRLRAYEKQFANATEIGRVTGAELAGMHYTPLFPYYAGTSDLLYQIIPADYVSDGDGTGIVHIAPAYGADDFWAAKNIDPKFPVLLNVDAYGNFDETVVDFAGKNIFAATPAIMDWLKNNGRLVKKEQYKHSYPFGDRCKEKLIYRATDSWYIDVPKIKDKLLANNARVNWTSAGERFRSWIENARPWSISRNRFWGMPLPIWERDGEYMVFGSIAELEEFFGVEINDLHRPTLDKLTKDGWTRIPDVLDCWVESGSMPWASLHYPFENVDKFNATFPADYIIEGQDQTRGWFYALMVLATALFDKPAFMAVSANGMVVDENKKKFSKSLRNFVNPEQQIEQYGADAVRLFILGSNFMKAEPVPVDKEGKVFVESTKTIQTPLWNAYHFFTLYANAGNITAHEMTNPTNPLDKYILAELNILTDIVRDALNEYKPDVAVKEFVRFLDILNNWYIRRGRARFWDEEQAAFDTLYTVLTRFCRVLASFAPFVSEYIYTNLTGDESVHLTSFPESESVDSAIVNDMRRVQMIVSTGKQLREAYKLRNRLPLNSLTVAGANMPEYADIIQDELNVKSVVFRETFDDVADSFVYLITPKIGARLGGALKEIIPAVKRGEYELSGDKLIAAGHELNADEFEMRLNMRDGVTGAALPDNTAVVVLDTDVNSELVAEGLANDALRFIQDTRKAAGLDVSDRIVLTYSADPALANALENHKKRIMHEALIVEMVAGDGEYETEIEGYNLNISVKKA from the coding sequence ATGGCATACACAAAAACAGACCCACGTCCAGATTTTACAGCGGTCGAAAAACAAATGCTGTCCAAATGGGCATCTGAAAACACATTTCATAAATCACTGGATAAAACCAAGTCTGGTCGTCCATTTTCATTTTATGATGGGCCACCGTTTGCAAATGGCATGCCACACTGGGGGCATTTGGGCGTATCGGTTGTCAAAGACATGGTTGCGCGTTTCCAGACAATGTCTGGCCGTTATGTGTCGCGCGAATTGGGGTGGGATTGTCATGGTCTGCCGGCGGAAAATTCTGTTGAAAAAAAGCAAAATCGCGCCGCCAAAGATATCGTTGCCACCGACGGCATCACGGCATTTTGTGATATGTGTCGCACCGACGTTATGACATATACAAATGAATGGAATCACTTTATCACCCGCATGGGTCGCTGGGTTGATATTGGTGATGGCTATGGTTATAAAACCATGGATAAAAACTATATGGAATCCATGCTGTGGACATTAAAAGAATTATATAACCGCGGCCTGTTATACAAAGATTACAGTGTTAATCCATATGACTGGGTCAACGGTACGGTTGTATCAAATTCCGAAGCGTCCCAGGACTATCGTGAAATTGTTGATGATGCGGTGACGGTTTGGTTCGAACTGGAAAATGGCGACCGTGCGATTGCATGGACAACAACGCCATGGACACTGCCGGCAAACAGTGCGCTGGCTGTAAATCCAAACATGACATACCTGCGCATGCGTGACGCCGATGGTGCGGTTTATGTTATTGCAGAAAGTCGCCTGCGCGCATATGAAAAACAGTTCGCTAACGCAACTGAAATTGGTCGCGTGACGGGGGCAGAACTGGCGGGCATGCATTACACGCCACTGTTTCCATACTATGCAGGGACATCTGATTTGCTGTATCAAATCATCCCGGCGGACTATGTGTCTGACGGCGACGGCACAGGCATTGTTCATATTGCGCCGGCATATGGGGCTGACGACTTTTGGGCGGCAAAAAATATCGACCCAAAATTCCCAGTTTTGTTAAATGTTGACGCATACGGTAATTTTGATGAAACGGTTGTTGATTTTGCCGGAAAAAACATCTTTGCGGCAACACCTGCGATAATGGATTGGCTGAAAAACAATGGTCGCTTGGTTAAGAAAGAACAATATAAACATTCGTACCCATTTGGCGATCGCTGCAAAGAAAAGTTAATCTATCGCGCAACTGATTCTTGGTATATCGACGTACCAAAAATCAAAGACAAATTATTGGCAAATAATGCACGTGTTAACTGGACATCGGCCGGCGAACGTTTCCGTTCATGGATTGAAAATGCGCGTCCATGGTCAATATCGCGCAATCGTTTCTGGGGTATGCCATTGCCAATTTGGGAACGCGACGGCGAATATATGGTATTTGGTTCAATCGCAGAATTGGAAGAATTCTTTGGCGTTGAAATCAACGACCTGCACCGTCCAACATTGGATAAATTGACCAAAGACGGTTGGACACGCATACCAGATGTTTTGGATTGCTGGGTTGAATCTGGTTCTATGCCGTGGGCGTCCCTGCATTATCCGTTTGAAAACGTGGATAAATTCAATGCGACATTCCCCGCCGACTATATTATCGAAGGCCAAGATCAAACCCGTGGTTGGTTCTATGCGTTGATGGTGTTGGCGACGGCGTTATTTGATAAACCTGCGTTCATGGCGGTATCGGCCAACGGTATGGTGGTGGATGAAAATAAAAAGAAATTCTCGAAATCACTGCGCAACTTTGTGAACCCAGAACAACAGATTGAACAGTATGGTGCGGACGCAGTACGTCTGTTTATCTTGGGCTCTAATTTTATGAAGGCTGAACCTGTTCCCGTGGATAAAGAAGGCAAGGTCTTTGTTGAATCAACCAAGACAATCCAAACGCCACTGTGGAACGCATATCATTTCTTTACATTGTACGCGAACGCCGGCAATATCACCGCGCATGAAATGACGAATCCGACAAATCCGTTGGATAAATATATCCTGGCAGAATTGAATATTCTGACCGATATTGTGCGCGATGCATTGAACGAATATAAACCAGACGTTGCCGTCAAAGAATTTGTTCGATTCTTGGATATCTTGAACAATTGGTATATCCGTCGTGGTCGCGCGCGTTTCTGGGACGAAGAACAGGCGGCATTTGACACGCTGTACACAGTGCTGACACGTTTCTGTCGTGTTTTGGCATCGTTCGCGCCATTTGTATCTGAATATATCTATACGAATCTGACGGGCGACGAATCTGTGCATTTGACGTCGTTCCCTGAATCTGAATCTGTTGACAGTGCGATTGTAAATGACATGCGCCGTGTACAAATGATTGTGTCAACCGGCAAACAACTGCGCGAAGCGTACAAGTTGCGCAACCGCCTGCCGTTAAATTCACTGACGGTTGCGGGTGCGAATATGCCCGAATACGCTGATATTATCCAGGACGAACTGAACGTAAAATCGGTTGTGTTCCGTGAAACATTTGACGATGTCGCAGATTCGTTTGTGTATCTGATTACACCAAAAATCGGCGCGCGCCTGGGTGGTGCGTTAAAGGAAATTATTCCAGCGGTAAAACGTGGTGAATACGAATTGTCGGGTGACAAATTGATTGCCGCAGGACACGAATTGAACGCGGACGAATTTGAAATGCGCCTGAATATGCGTGATGGTGTGACGGGCGCCGCATTGCCGGATAATACGGCCGTTGTTGTCCTGGACACAGATGTTAATTCTGAACTGGTCGCCGAAGGGTTGGCGAACGATGCCCTGCGCTTTATCCAAGACACGCGCAAGGCCGCCGGTCTGGACGTATCTGACCGTATCGTTTTGACATATTCGGCGGACCCGGCCCTGGCAAACGCGTTGGAAAACCATAAAAAGCGCATCATGCACGAAGCCCTGATTGTTGAAATGGTTGCGGGCGACGGTGAATACGAAACCGAAATCGAAGGCTACAACCTGAATATTTCCGTAAAGAAAGCATAA
- the nusA gene encoding transcription termination/antitermination protein NusA, with product MSFVSMPRQDLLLAIESLAQEKQIDREIVFESLEIAVAKIAKHKYGEEFNIVADIDRKNGAIHVKRLFNVIESPESAGEEYDPNTMLTVSQAKKYAKNPVVGDVVEDALPEPEFGRMAFQTAKQIMTTRVRDAEKGRQFEEFKDNIGDIVSGIVKRIEFGSVYVDINGKAEGYIKGTELIPGERLNVGDRVRALIMDVARSNTGPQIFLTRTHPMFMEKLFVQEVPEIYEGIIKIKSVARAPGSHAKIAVETADPSIDAVGMTVGIKGTRIQPVINECHGEKIDVILYSEDPAVFIVNAMQPAKVAKIIVDEDTRSAAVVVNEDQQSLAIGRRGQNVRLASQLTGWNIDVMNEAEEQERRAKEFKEKTELFIGGLDVDEMIAQLLITEGFRTIEEIAFVDASELESIEGFNQELAAELQKRAKDYLAKIENDYMDAGHKLGMSDDLLTFDFIKRPTIMKLGESGIKSLDDLADLATDELVEILGEDTMSSRLAGRVIMKARELAYGITKDNE from the coding sequence ATGTCTTTTGTATCGATGCCCCGTCAGGATTTATTGTTGGCAATTGAATCTTTGGCCCAGGAAAAGCAAATTGACCGTGAAATTGTTTTTGAATCACTGGAAATTGCCGTTGCCAAGATTGCAAAGCACAAATATGGCGAAGAATTTAATATTGTTGCCGATATTGATCGCAAGAACGGTGCGATACATGTAAAACGTTTGTTCAATGTTATTGAATCACCGGAATCTGCGGGCGAAGAATATGATCCAAACACCATGCTGACGGTATCCCAGGCAAAAAAGTATGCCAAGAACCCTGTTGTTGGTGACGTGGTCGAAGACGCGCTGCCTGAACCTGAATTTGGCCGTATGGCATTCCAGACTGCGAAACAGATTATGACAACCCGCGTCCGCGACGCAGAAAAGGGCCGCCAGTTCGAAGAATTCAAAGACAACATCGGCGACATCGTCAGTGGTATTGTTAAACGTATTGAATTTGGCAGTGTATATGTTGATATTAATGGCAAGGCCGAAGGTTATATCAAAGGCACAGAATTAATCCCAGGCGAACGCCTGAACGTTGGCGACCGTGTTCGTGCATTGATTATGGACGTTGCGCGTTCAAATACCGGTCCCCAGATTTTCTTGACACGTACACATCCAATGTTTATGGAAAAACTGTTTGTCCAAGAAGTGCCCGAAATCTACGAAGGTATTATTAAAATCAAATCTGTTGCGCGTGCACCGGGGTCACATGCGAAAATCGCGGTTGAAACGGCTGATCCATCAATTGACGCGGTTGGTATGACGGTTGGAATTAAGGGTACACGTATCCAGCCTGTTATCAACGAATGTCATGGCGAAAAGATTGATGTTATTCTGTATTCCGAAGACCCTGCTGTATTCATTGTTAACGCAATGCAACCCGCCAAAGTTGCAAAAATCATCGTCGACGAAGATACACGCAGCGCAGCCGTTGTTGTAAACGAAGACCAACAATCATTGGCAATTGGTCGTCGCGGCCAGAATGTTCGCCTGGCGTCCCAGTTGACCGGCTGGAACATTGACGTTATGAACGAAGCCGAAGAACAAGAACGCCGTGCCAAGGAATTCAAAGAAAAGACAGAATTGTTTATCGGTGGCTTGGACGTTGATGAAATGATTGCACAACTGCTGATTACCGAAGGGTTCCGCACAATCGAAGAAATTGCATTCGTTGACGCATCCGAACTGGAAAGCATCGAAGGCTTTAACCAAGAATTGGCGGCTGAATTACAGAAACGTGCCAAAGATTACCTGGCAAAAATCGAAAATGATTACATGGATGCAGGCCATAAATTAGGCATGTCCGATGACCTGTTGACATTTGACTTTATCAAACGTCCAACAATCATGAAATTGGGCGAATCTGGCATTAAATCATTGGATGATTTGGCGGATTTGGCGACCGATGAATTGGTTGAAATCCTGGGCGAAGATACAATGTCGTCCCGTTTGGCGGGTCGCGTGATTATGAAGGCACGTGAACTGGCATACGGCATAACAAAAGATAACGAATAA
- the fabZ gene encoding 3-hydroxyacyl-ACP dehydratase FabZ yields the protein MIDAKQIETIIPHRGNMRLVDEIREYSDTSAVGVKYVRDDEFWCDGHFPGNPIMPGVLQVEALAQTACFVAFSRLSDAERENMLGYFTTMEKIKFSHMVRPGDKLELHVELLLSKMSLYKFHGIALVGGKKVAESTFTAVLQKVKEEQ from the coding sequence ATGATTGACGCAAAACAGATTGAAACAATAATTCCACATCGTGGAAACATGCGATTGGTTGATGAAATTCGTGAATACAGCGATACCAGTGCGGTTGGTGTGAAATATGTGCGCGATGATGAGTTCTGGTGTGATGGGCATTTCCCAGGCAATCCGATTATGCCCGGTGTGTTACAGGTTGAAGCGTTGGCCCAAACCGCATGCTTTGTTGCGTTCAGCAGATTATCAGACGCGGAACGTGAAAATATGTTGGGGTACTTTACCACAATGGAAAAGATTAAGTTTTCGCATATGGTGCGTCCAGGCGATAAACTGGAATTACATGTGGAATTGTTGCTGAGCAAGATGAGTTTGTATAAATTCCACGGTATCGCGTTGGTTGGTGGGAAAAAGGTCGCAGAATCGACATTTACCGCCGTCCTGCAAAAGGTAAAAGAAGAACAATAA
- the lpxD gene encoding UDP-3-O-(3-hydroxymyristoyl)glucosamine N-acyltransferase: MMKAIKSLFMPAANKTTAGALAAKFGLELRGDANALVRGVAPIADARAGQLAFYSTEQNSNAFKILPISVLENTRATVILVQPEMAKHAPDGATLLITDSPRGNIVKILGEIYREKPRFGVSKHAFIERGVFFRKKRTTYVGQFATIERGAVIEPGVKIYPGAYIGRGVVLGRGTIVHSGAHIENATIGADCVINANAVIGKDGFGYTRQNGKNIFIPHVGRVVIGERVSVGANTCIDRGAMTDTRVGDGTKIDNLCQIAHGVVVGCECFLASGVGIAGGVVVGDRVLLGGHVGVANGVKIGNDASVGANSGVFRNIPDGESYMGYPAGPGTEFMRHYAWLRKQMKN, encoded by the coding sequence ATGATGAAAGCAATAAAATCTTTGTTTATGCCGGCGGCAAATAAAACAACAGCCGGCGCGTTGGCGGCCAAATTTGGTCTGGAATTGCGCGGGGACGCGAATGCACTGGTGCGGGGGGTCGCACCAATCGCAGATGCGCGCGCGGGACAGTTGGCGTTCTATTCAACTGAACAAAACAGTAATGCGTTTAAAATACTGCCAATCAGTGTGTTGGAAAACACGCGTGCGACCGTTATTCTGGTTCAGCCTGAAATGGCAAAACATGCACCAGATGGGGCAACACTGTTGATTACAGACAGTCCACGCGGAAATATTGTAAAAATCCTGGGGGAAATTTATCGCGAAAAGCCACGATTTGGCGTCAGCAAACATGCATTCATCGAACGTGGGGTATTCTTTCGTAAAAAAAGAACAACCTATGTCGGGCAATTTGCAACCATTGAACGGGGCGCGGTAATTGAACCGGGCGTCAAAATTTATCCAGGTGCGTATATTGGGCGCGGGGTTGTACTGGGGCGTGGGACGATTGTGCACAGTGGGGCGCATATTGAAAACGCAACAATTGGCGCAGATTGCGTGATTAACGCAAACGCCGTTATCGGCAAAGACGGTTTTGGTTACACACGTCAAAACGGTAAAAATATATTTATTCCACACGTGGGACGCGTGGTGATTGGCGAACGCGTTTCCGTTGGGGCAAATACTTGCATTGACCGGGGCGCAATGACAGATACGCGTGTCGGGGATGGCACAAAAATCGACAACCTGTGCCAGATTGCGCACGGGGTTGTTGTGGGATGCGAATGTTTCTTGGCCAGTGGGGTTGGAATTGCCGGTGGCGTGGTTGTGGGTGATCGCGTATTACTGGGGGGACATGTGGGCGTGGCAAACGGTGTCAAAATCGGAAACGATGCATCCGTTGGCGCAAACAGTGGTGTTTTCCGCAATATTCCAGATGGGGAATCGTATATGGGATATCCAGCGGGACCGGGGACTGAATTTATGCGTCATTATGCATGGCTAAGGAAACAGATGAAAAATTAA